The segment CTTTGAAATCGCCTGTGAGCGTTTCTTTGAATGGATGATTGCGGGTTATGGTGTCTGGTTAAAACGGATTCTTAACCACCAATGGTTAACTCTGTGTGTCGCGTTGGGAACCTTAGTACTAACCGTGCTGCTGTATATGTGGATCCCGAAAGGGTTCTTCCCACTGCAAGATAGCGGCATTATTCAAGGTACCATTGAAAGTCGCCAATCTATTTCGTTTGCTGCAATGTCGAAGAAGCAGCAAGAAGTGGCGGGAATTATTCTGGCAGATCCGGCGGTTGAGAACGTCACCACCTATGTGGGGATCGACGGTAATAATGCCACACTGAATAACGCCCGTATTCAAATCACATTGAAGCCCCTTGATGAGCGAGATGACCGTGTGCCTACGATCATTCCTCGCTTACAACAAGCCACCAGCGGTATTACAGGGGTTAATCTTTACTTGCAGCCATCACAGGATTTAACCATTGATACGCAAGTTTCCCGTACCCCGTATCAATTCACGCTGCAAGCAGGCTCTCTGGATGAGCTCAGCACTTGGGTACCAAAATTGCAGGAAGCCTTAAATAAACAATCCGCACTCATTGATGTGAGCAGCGACTGGCAAGATAAAGGTTTAGTCGCGTATGTGAATGTGGATCGTGATACCGCGAGCCGTTTTGGTATTACCATGTCAAATATCGATAACGCGCTGTATAACGCGTTTGGTCAACGCATGATCTCCACCATTTACACCCAAGCTAACCAGTATCGCGTGATTTTAGAACACAATACCCAAACCCGTGATGGAATGGAGGCGCTCAATGATATTCGCTTAAAAGGCACTGATGGCGCCATTGTTCCGCTGAATACCCTCGTGAATATTCAAGAAGGTTATGGGCCTTTAGCGATTAATCACCTCGACCAATTCCCGTCAGTCACTTTCTCTTTCGATGTAGCGGGAGATTCTTCATTAGAAGAAGCAGTCAATGCGGTGAAACTGGCTGAAAAACAGATTGCGATGCCAAAATCGATTACCACCCAGTTCCAAGGGGCGACCCTAGCCTTTGAAGCGGCGCTGAGTAGCACCGTTTGGCTGATTTTTGCCGCGATCATCGCAATGTATATCGTGCTGGGTATTCTGTACGAAAGCTTTATTCATCCAATTACCATTTTGTCCACATTGCCGACCGCTGGCGTGGGGGCTTTGCTCGCGCTAATGATGGCGGGCAATGAGCTCGATGTTATCGCCATTATCGGGATTATCTTGCTGATAGGGATCGTGAAAAAGAACGCCATTATGATGATTGACTTTGCCCTCGCCGCAGAGCGTGAGCAAGGTTTATCTCCATATGATGCGATTTATCAGGCTTGTTTACTGCGTTTTCGCCCAATCCTGATGACTACCATGGCCGCATTGCTTGGTGCGCTCCCGCTGATGCTCAGTACCGGTGTCGGCGCAGAACTGCGCCAGCCTCTGGGAGTCTGTATGGTAGGTGGGTTGATCATGAGCCAGATTTTAACCCTGTTCACCACGCCTGTGATCTACTTGATGTTTGACCGTTTAGCCCATCGATTCAATCGTCGTGGGCACAAGGCACAGGAGTCTTAATGAAACGCTTCTTTGCTTTATTTATTAGCCGTCCGGTGGCGACCACGTTAATCAGTGTCGCCATTACCCTGTGCGGTGCATTGAGCTTTCTATTTTTACCTGTGGCGCCATTGCCACAGGTAGACTACCCTGTGATAAGAGTGACAGCGTCACTTCCAGGTGCCTCTCCTGAAACTATGGCCTCCTCCATCGCGACACCGCTTGAGCGCTCATTAGGTAGTATTGCTGGATTAAATGAGATGACCTCGAGCAGTTCGTTAGGACGAACCTCCATTACCTTAGAGTTTGATTTAACCAAAGATATCAATAATGCCGCGCGGGAAGTACAAGCAGCGTTGAATGCCGCACAAAACTTATTACCTAGCGGTATGCCAAGCCGCCCTCGTTACTATAAATCAAACCCATCTGACGCGCCGATCATGATTTTAACCCTCACATCAAAAACCCTCAGTACAGGGGAAATGTATGATGTGGCGTCTACACGCTTAGCTCAGCGTATCGCGCAAATCGATGGGGTCAGTGAAGTTGCAGTAGGGGGTGGTTCTCTTCCTGCTGTGCGTGTGGAACTCAACCCAACAGCCCTATTTAATCAAGGGGTTTCCCTTGATGCTGTGCGCTCTGCCATCAGTAGTGCTAACGTGCGCCAACCACAAGGCTATATCAATAATGACGATAATCGCTACCAAGTTCAGACTAACGACGAACTGAAAAAAGCCGCCGATTACCGTCCAATTATTGTCCATTACAGTAATGGCAATGCCGTCAAACTCAGTGATGTCGCCGTCGTAAAAGACTCTGTCCAAGATGTGCGAGCCGCAGGGATGTCCAGTGGTGAACCCGCAATTTTGATCATCATTCGCCGCGAAGCGGGTGCCAATATCATTGAAACGGTCAAACGCATTCGCGAGGAACTCCCAGAATTTAAGGATATGATCCCCGCCGCCATTGATTTACAGGTTGCCCAAGATAGAACTCCGACCATCAAAGCATCGTTGGCAGAAGTCGAACGAGCATTAATGATTGCGATTGCGCTGGTGATCCTCGTCGTATTGCTATTTTTACGTTCAGGTCGTGCCACTTTAATTCCCGCCATTGCTGTGCCTGTCTCGTTAATTGGTACTTTTACTGCCATGTATTTATGCGGGTTCAGCCTCAATAACTTGTCATTAATGGCCTTAACCGTCGCCACCGGATTTGTGGTGGATGATGCCATCGTGGTATTGGAGAACATTTCTCGGCACATTGAAAATGGTCGAAAACCGTTTATCGCGGCTGTTAAAGGGGTTTCTGAGGTTGGCTTTACCGTCGTTTCGATGAGTATTTCTTTAGTGGCGGTGTTTATTCCACTGTTACTGATGGATGGATTAGTTGGGCGATTATTCCGCGAATTTGCCATTACGCTCTCGACTGCCATCGCGATATCACTGATTATCTCCCTAACGTTAACCCCGATGATGTGCGCACATTTACTGAAAAAACGCGGCGCGGCCAATACCAAGCAACGAGGATTTGGACGCGTTCTTATTCGGTTACAAGAAAGTTACGGCGTCACGTTAAATTGGGTGTTATCTCATCGTCGCAGTGTGCTGGCGGTGCTGATTGCGGCAATTGGCTTGAATGTTTATCTGTATATTTCGATCCCTAAAGCCTTTTTCCCAGAGCAAGATACAGGACGTTTGCTGGGATTCGTTCGAGCAGACCAAAGCATCTCATTCCAGTCAATGAAGCAAAAAATGACTAGCTTTATGCAGCAAGTAAAAGCGGATCCTGCCGTGGATAGCGTCACTGGATTTACGGGCGGCAGCCGCGTCAACAGTGGCTCTATGTTTATCTCCTTAAAGCCACTGGATGAGCGCAAAGAGAGTGCTAACAGCGTGATTAACCGCTTGCGCATGAAACTGGCGAACGAACCCGGTGCCAACTTATTTATGATGCCCGTGCAAGATATTCGCGTGGGAGGACGTCAATCCGAAGCCAGCTATCAATTTACTCTGTTAGCCGACGAGCTGGATGCATTACGTTCATGGGAGCCCGCTATTCGCCGAGCGCTGGGGGATTTACCTCAGTTAACCGATGTGAACTCCGATAAAGAAGATAAAGGCGCGGAGATGGCATTAACCTATGACCGCGATTTGATGGCGCAACTGGGGATCGATGTGCGTGATGCAAACAATCTGCTCAACAACGCCTTTGGTCAACGTCAAATTTCTACCATTTATGAAGCTATGAACCAATATAAAGTGGTGATGGAAGTGGCGCCGGAATATACCCAAGACGTCAGTTCGCTGGATAAAATGTTTGTGGTGAATAAACAAGGAGAAGCGATCCCCCTCTCCTATTTTGCTCGCTGGCAGCCCGCCAATGCACCCTTAAGTGTTAACCACCAAGGGTTATCAGCCGCGTCCACCATTTCCTTTAACGTGGCAGACGGTTATACCTTAAATGATGCCATTGTGGCGGTGGAGAAAACCATGACCGCTTTAGGCGTTCCCTCGGCGGTGCGTGGCACTTTCGCCGGAACCGCCCAAGTTTTCCAAGATACCTTAAAATCTCAATTGTTTTTAATTTTAGCGGCGATTGTCACGGTCTATTTGGTACTGGGTATTTTGTATGAAAGTTATATTCACCCACTTACCATTCTGTCGACACTGCCATCCGCAGGTGTCGGTGCGTTATTAGCCTTGGAATTATTTGATACGCCATTTAGCCTCATTGCCTTAATCGGCATTATGTTGCTTATTGGTATTGTGATGAAAAACGCCATTATCATGGTGGATTTTGCTCTTCAAGCCCAACGCAATGGGAACTTATCGGCGAAAGAGGCTATTTTACGCGCGAGCCTGCTGCGTTTTAGGCCGATTTTAATGACCACCCTTGCTGCGATTTTTGGGGCGCTCCCTTTGATGCTAGGCACGGGTGATGGCGCAGAGTTACGACAACCGCTGGGGATCGCGATTGTCGGTGGTTTGGTTATGAGCCAACTGCTGACCCTATTCACCACTCCGGTGGTGTATCTCAGTTTTGATAGTTTGAGACAGCGTTTTTCACGCAAAGCGCCTTCAATGCAGGAGAAATCCCATGAAGCTTAAACTCACAAGCCTCAGCACTCGGTTATTTATCGCTATCTTTGCCACCTGTTTGCTGCTGGTGGCTATCATGCACCAAGGCGTCAGAATGGGCTTCCAGCATGGTTTTATTGACTATATTAAAGAGAATGACCAACAACGTGCTGAGCTACTCGCTTTAGCGCTTGCCGAACAATATGAGGAAGAAGAAAGTTGGCGTTTTTTGGCGGTCGATGAGCGGATGTTTTTCCGTATTTTACGCAATGTCGATAATCAGCACCAAGGGCAAGGTCATGGCGGTGGTCATAAGCGAATGCGTGGTATGTTTTGGGTTTATGACACCAAAGACAACCTGATTTGGGGGCGTGACCTCCCCCCACCGGATCAAGTCATCCGCGTGCCCGTCAAAACGAACCGAGGCGCAACCGTCGGCTGGCTAGTCGCCAGTTATGAAAGTGGGATCAGCAACCAATTAGACCAACGTTTCGATACCCAGCAGATGCACATTAGCTGGGTAATTGCAGGGTTATCGCTGTTCGTGGCGCTGCTAGTGACCCTATTTTTAGCTCGCGGCTTTTTAAAGCCCATCACCCGATTGCTGGAAGGTACTCAACAACTCGCTAAAGGTAATTTCAGTGCGCGGGTGTCTGAGGTTGGTCAAGATGAGTTGGGACAGCTGGCGAAAGACTTTAACCATCTCGCCTCTACCTTGGAAAAAAATGAGCAAATGCGCCGCGATTATATGGCGGATATTTCCCATGAATTACGTACCCCGCTCTCCGTTTTACGCGGCGAACTTGAAGCCGTGCAAGACGGTGTGCGCCAAGCAACACCTGAAACCATCAATTCCCTACTCAATGAGACTCAAACACTGATAAAACTGGTCAATGACCTGCATCAGCTTTCGTTATCCGATAGAGGCTCCTTGGTTTACCGTATGGAATCTATCGATATTATCCCGATTATTGAGATGAATTTAGGGCAAGCCAAATGGCGATTGGAAGATAGGCAGCTAGCGTTAGAAACTCAATTTTCTGCCCATTCCCATCTATTTGCTGACCCTGATCGCATCAACCAACTGTTTTATAATTTGATGGAAAACAGCCTGCGCTATACCGATCCTCACGGTAAAATTGCCGTCAACGTGAGCCAACATGACCAACAATTAGTGATCACGTGGGAAGATAGCGCACCGGGATTAAGTGTTGAACAGTGCCAGCGTCTGTTTGAACGATTTTACCGTGTGGAAGTTTCTCGTAACCGTGCGAGTGGCGGCTCAGGTTTGGGGCTGGCGATTTGCTATAATATTGTCGAAGCCCATAACGGGACTATTTCTGCGGCACCCTCTCCACTCGGTGGCGTGAAGATAACCATTCAACTTCCCATTGCGACGCAGGAGGAGCAATAGTGTCTTTGTCTGAATCCCCTTTATTGGGAGCCAATAGCGCCCATGTTCTGATTGTTGAAGACGAACCTAAACTTGGGCAGTTACTGTTTGATTATCTGCAAGCGGCTGGCTATGTTCCCGCCTTGCTGATGCGCGGTGATGAAGTCATCCCCTATGTACAAAAGCACTTTCCTGACCTGATTTTATTAGATTTGATGTTACCAGGACTCGATGGTATTTCAGTCTGTCGTGAACTGCGTAAATTCAGCGACGTTCCAGTGATTATGGTGACGGCTAAAACGGAAGAAATTGACCGTTTATTAGGGTTGGAAATTGGTGCCGATGACTACGTTTGTAAGCCCTTTAGCCCGCGAGAAGTGGTTGCCCGTGTGAAAACGATTTTGCGCCGTTGCCAAAGAGCCCCTTCTTCTGTGGGAAGCCAAGAGACTCAGCTGGTTATCGATGAAAATGCCTTCCAAGTCCGTTATGGGGATAAATTACTGGAATTGACCCCCGCAGAATTTCGTCTGCTAAAGTTTTTGTCTGATAACGCTGGTACCGTGTTTTCGCGGGATCAATTGCTGGATATTTTGTACGATGACCATCGCGTGGTTACCGACAGAACCATTGATAGCCACGTCAAAAATTTACGCCGTAAGCTCGAATCCCTGGATGACGAAAAAACCTTTATCCGCTCTATCTATGGTTTAGGCTATCGCTGGGACGACATCTAATCACAGCCAGCGTTTCTGTAACAAAATTATAACCCTGTTTTTTGCATGGGAAATTTGGCATTCCCCTCATTTAGCGTTAAAATCCCCACCCTCGAATTTTTACACCAAGCCATCCGGCTTGGTGCTGACCTGACATCAGACTGAGAACTAACATGTTTACACCAGAATTATTATCCCCAGCAGGTTCCTTGAAGAACATGCGCTATGCTTTCGCTTACGGTGCCGATGCGGTTTACGCCGGTCAACCTCGTTATAGCTTACGCGTGCGCAATAACGAATTTAACCATGAGAATCTCGCTAAAGGGATCAATGAAGCCCATGAGCTGGGTAAAAAATTCTATGTGGTCGTCAATATCGCGCCACATAACGCCAAGTTAAAAACCTTTATTCGTGACCTCACTCCCGTGATTGAAATGGGCCCCGATGCACTGATTATGTCCGACCCCGGTCTGATTATGATGGTGCGTGAAGCCTTCCCGGAGATGGATATTCACTTATCGGTTCAAGCTAACGCCGTCAACTGGGCTTCCGTGAAATTCTGGAAACAAATGGGATTAACTCGCGTGATTTTATCCCGAGAATTATCGTTGGAAGAGATCGCTGAAATCCGCCAGCAAGTGCCTGAAATTGAGCTGGAAGTCTTTGTACACGGCGCGTTATGTATGGCGTATTCCGGTCGCTGCCTGCTATCTGGTTATATTAATAAGCGTGACCCGAACCAAGGTACCTGTACTAACGCGTGTCGCTGGGAATATAAAGTTCAGGAAGGTAAAGAAGACGATGTGGGTAACATCGTGCATGTCCATGAGCCAATCCCAGTTAAAAACGTAGCGCCAACACTCGGTGAAGGTGCGCCAACTGATAAAGTTTACATGATTGAAGAAGCGATGCGTCCGGGCGAATACATGACAGCCTTTGAAGACGAACACGGCACTTACATCATGAACTCAAAAGATTTACGCGCCATCGAGCACGTTGAAACGCTGACAAAAATGGGCGTTCATTCACTGAAAATCGAAGGCCGTACTAAATCATTCTATTATTGTGCTCGTACTGCCCAAGTCTATCGCCGCGCCATTGATGATGCAGTAGCGGGTAAGCCATTTGACCCAACCCTGCTTTCTACCCTTGAAGGGTTAGCACACCGCGGTTATACCGAAGGTTTCTTACGTCGTCATACCCATGATGCCTACCAAACCTATGAATATGGCTATTCCGTTTCAGATACCCAGCAATTTGTCGGTGAGTTTACAGGTAACCGAGTGAATGGCTTAGCGGAAGTCGATGTGAAGAACAAATTTAGTGTCGGTGATAGCTTAGAGTTAATGACACCGTCAGGTAATATCGTCTTCACTCTGGATGCATTAACTAACCGCAAAGGTGAATCTGTTGATGTGGCTCCTGGCAATGGGCATGTGGTTTATCTGCCGATCCCCGAAGATGTGGATGTAAATTTTGGCTTGTTGATCCGTAATCTTGCGGGAACGACGACTCGAGACCCGCATCAAGCCCAAGAAGAAAAAGCGTAAAAGCGGAAACTACCGAGCATTCCATTAGCTTATTGCTAAACACGTTTTACTAAATAGAAGCCCATGGTCGATGACTATGGGTTTTTTCTTAGGTATTCGTGTAAAAAACGGTCATTTTATGCTTTATTTTAGTTGAGAATCATTCTCGTTATTGACAGTTTCGTTAAAAAGTGCACTCAATATCCAAATTTATGCAACAGATCACATCAATTGGTTATTCTATATCGTATAGTCACTGTCGAAAACGAAGAACTAGAAAGTCATAAATTAAGACTAGGAACCACCTCCTTGGCTGGCTCAATCTCCCTTGAGCTAGCCATTTCTTTTTTCTAGCTCCCCAAATTCTTACCACCAGCGATGAAAATGGTGTACAGGTCCAAAACCACTGCCAACTTCTAAACTATCCGCTTGCTCCAACGCCCCTTGCAAATAGGCTTTTGCTTCCACAACCGTTTGTTGCCAATTCGCAAAACGCGGTCTCAGTGCGGCTAACGCTGCTGATAATGTACATCCTGTACCATGGGTATTTTTGGTATCGATACGCACCGACGTAAAACGCCACTCGCCTTCTGGGGTGATCAACCAATCAGGGCTTTGAGAATCGATTAAGTGCCCACCTTTCATCAAGACACTTTGGCAACCCAATTGCAGTAAACGTTGTCCTTGCTCACGCATTTGTTCTTCAGTTTGTGCCATTTGCTCATCAAGTAATACAGCTGCTTCCGGCAAATTTGGCGTGATCAGCGAAACCATGGGTAAAAGCTCGCGTCTTAGGGTCTCTACCGCGTCTGGTAATAATAGCGGGTCTCCACTTTTGGCTACCATCACCGTATCGAGTACCACATAAGGTACGGGTGTTTTTTTCAACGCATTGGCGACCACTTGGACATTATCGCGATTAGATAACATACCGATTTTCGCGGCATCAATACGGACATCACTTAAAACAGAGTTCAATTGGGCCGCAACAAAGTCTGAAGGGATATTATGGATGGCTTGAACACCTTGCGTATTTTGTGCCACCAGCGCAGTCATCACACTGGTTCCATACGCACCGAGTGCGGAAAATGTTTTCAGGTCTGCTTGAATACCGGCTCCGCCTGATGGATCCGTTCCCGCAATCGTTAATGCATTCACTCTCATTAATGCCCCTCCATTGTCTTCAGAAAAATAATTGCCTTCAGAAAAATAATTGCCTTCAGAAAGATAATTGACCTTAGTCATATTGCGCTTATTGCATCTTTTTAACTTAATAAAAATCATTAAGTTAATTAAATAACGTCCTTAAATGAATTGTCTCATACAC is part of the Providencia zhijiangensis genome and harbors:
- a CDS encoding MdtB/MuxB family multidrug efflux RND transporter permease subunit, whose protein sequence is MQPETHKGGGPSRLFILRPVATTLFMVAILLAGIIGYRFLPVSALPEVDYPTIQVVTLYPGASPDVMTSAITAPLETQFGQMSGLQQMSSRSSGGASVITLMFQLSLPLDVAEQEVQAAINSATSLLPSDLPYPPIYNKVNPADPPVLTLAVTSDAMPLTQVQDIIETRVAQKISQVTGVGLVTLAGGQRPAVRVNLNPQAMAAKGLDSETIRTAINNANVNSAKGSFDGPTRSVTLSANDQMKSLEDYRKLIVAFQNGAPVRLGDIATIEQGAENAYLGAWANSQQAIVINVQRQPGANVISTTDTIRALLPELIESLPASVNVDILTDRTSTIRASVNDVQFELMLAIALVVMVIYLFLRNGIATLIPGIAVPLSLVGTFAVMYFCGFSVNNLTLMALTIATGFVVDDAIVVIENISRYLEKGDKPVVAALKGAGEIGFTIISLTFSLVAVLIPLLFMGDIVGRLFREFAITLAVAILISAVVSLTLTPMMCARLLKPESQHKHNRFEIACERFFEWMIAGYGVWLKRILNHQWLTLCVALGTLVLTVLLYMWIPKGFFPLQDSGIIQGTIESRQSISFAAMSKKQQEVAGIILADPAVENVTTYVGIDGNNATLNNARIQITLKPLDERDDRVPTIIPRLQQATSGITGVNLYLQPSQDLTIDTQVSRTPYQFTLQAGSLDELSTWVPKLQEALNKQSALIDVSSDWQDKGLVAYVNVDRDTASRFGITMSNIDNALYNAFGQRMISTIYTQANQYRVILEHNTQTRDGMEALNDIRLKGTDGAIVPLNTLVNIQEGYGPLAINHLDQFPSVTFSFDVAGDSSLEEAVNAVKLAEKQIAMPKSITTQFQGATLAFEAALSSTVWLIFAAIIAMYIVLGILYESFIHPITILSTLPTAGVGALLALMMAGNELDVIAIIGIILLIGIVKKNAIMMIDFALAAEREQGLSPYDAIYQACLLRFRPILMTTMAALLGALPLMLSTGVGAELRQPLGVCMVGGLIMSQILTLFTTPVIYLMFDRLAHRFNRRGHKAQES
- the mdtC gene encoding multidrug efflux RND transporter permease subunit MdtC; this encodes MKRFFALFISRPVATTLISVAITLCGALSFLFLPVAPLPQVDYPVIRVTASLPGASPETMASSIATPLERSLGSIAGLNEMTSSSSLGRTSITLEFDLTKDINNAAREVQAALNAAQNLLPSGMPSRPRYYKSNPSDAPIMILTLTSKTLSTGEMYDVASTRLAQRIAQIDGVSEVAVGGGSLPAVRVELNPTALFNQGVSLDAVRSAISSANVRQPQGYINNDDNRYQVQTNDELKKAADYRPIIVHYSNGNAVKLSDVAVVKDSVQDVRAAGMSSGEPAILIIIRREAGANIIETVKRIREELPEFKDMIPAAIDLQVAQDRTPTIKASLAEVERALMIAIALVILVVLLFLRSGRATLIPAIAVPVSLIGTFTAMYLCGFSLNNLSLMALTVATGFVVDDAIVVLENISRHIENGRKPFIAAVKGVSEVGFTVVSMSISLVAVFIPLLLMDGLVGRLFREFAITLSTAIAISLIISLTLTPMMCAHLLKKRGAANTKQRGFGRVLIRLQESYGVTLNWVLSHRRSVLAVLIAAIGLNVYLYISIPKAFFPEQDTGRLLGFVRADQSISFQSMKQKMTSFMQQVKADPAVDSVTGFTGGSRVNSGSMFISLKPLDERKESANSVINRLRMKLANEPGANLFMMPVQDIRVGGRQSEASYQFTLLADELDALRSWEPAIRRALGDLPQLTDVNSDKEDKGAEMALTYDRDLMAQLGIDVRDANNLLNNAFGQRQISTIYEAMNQYKVVMEVAPEYTQDVSSLDKMFVVNKQGEAIPLSYFARWQPANAPLSVNHQGLSAASTISFNVADGYTLNDAIVAVEKTMTALGVPSAVRGTFAGTAQVFQDTLKSQLFLILAAIVTVYLVLGILYESYIHPLTILSTLPSAGVGALLALELFDTPFSLIALIGIMLLIGIVMKNAIIMVDFALQAQRNGNLSAKEAILRASLLRFRPILMTTLAAIFGALPLMLGTGDGAELRQPLGIAIVGGLVMSQLLTLFTTPVVYLSFDSLRQRFSRKAPSMQEKSHEA
- the baeS gene encoding two-component system sensor histidine kinase BaeS, with amino-acid sequence MKLKLTSLSTRLFIAIFATCLLLVAIMHQGVRMGFQHGFIDYIKENDQQRAELLALALAEQYEEEESWRFLAVDERMFFRILRNVDNQHQGQGHGGGHKRMRGMFWVYDTKDNLIWGRDLPPPDQVIRVPVKTNRGATVGWLVASYESGISNQLDQRFDTQQMHISWVIAGLSLFVALLVTLFLARGFLKPITRLLEGTQQLAKGNFSARVSEVGQDELGQLAKDFNHLASTLEKNEQMRRDYMADISHELRTPLSVLRGELEAVQDGVRQATPETINSLLNETQTLIKLVNDLHQLSLSDRGSLVYRMESIDIIPIIEMNLGQAKWRLEDRQLALETQFSAHSHLFADPDRINQLFYNLMENSLRYTDPHGKIAVNVSQHDQQLVITWEDSAPGLSVEQCQRLFERFYRVEVSRNRASGGSGLGLAICYNIVEAHNGTISAAPSPLGGVKITIQLPIATQEEQ
- the baeR gene encoding two-component system response regulator BaeR, encoding MSLSESPLLGANSAHVLIVEDEPKLGQLLFDYLQAAGYVPALLMRGDEVIPYVQKHFPDLILLDLMLPGLDGISVCRELRKFSDVPVIMVTAKTEEIDRLLGLEIGADDYVCKPFSPREVVARVKTILRRCQRAPSSVGSQETQLVIDENAFQVRYGDKLLELTPAEFRLLKFLSDNAGTVFSRDQLLDILYDDHRVVTDRTIDSHVKNLRRKLESLDDEKTFIRSIYGLGYRWDDI
- the yegQ gene encoding tRNA 5-hydroxyuridine modification protein YegQ gives rise to the protein MFTPELLSPAGSLKNMRYAFAYGADAVYAGQPRYSLRVRNNEFNHENLAKGINEAHELGKKFYVVVNIAPHNAKLKTFIRDLTPVIEMGPDALIMSDPGLIMMVREAFPEMDIHLSVQANAVNWASVKFWKQMGLTRVILSRELSLEEIAEIRQQVPEIELEVFVHGALCMAYSGRCLLSGYINKRDPNQGTCTNACRWEYKVQEGKEDDVGNIVHVHEPIPVKNVAPTLGEGAPTDKVYMIEEAMRPGEYMTAFEDEHGTYIMNSKDLRAIEHVETLTKMGVHSLKIEGRTKSFYYCARTAQVYRRAIDDAVAGKPFDPTLLSTLEGLAHRGYTEGFLRRHTHDAYQTYEYGYSVSDTQQFVGEFTGNRVNGLAEVDVKNKFSVGDSLELMTPSGNIVFTLDALTNRKGESVDVAPGNGHVVYLPIPEDVDVNFGLLIRNLAGTTTRDPHQAQEEKA
- the thiD gene encoding bifunctional hydroxymethylpyrimidine kinase/phosphomethylpyrimidine kinase, whose amino-acid sequence is MRVNALTIAGTDPSGGAGIQADLKTFSALGAYGTSVMTALVAQNTQGVQAIHNIPSDFVAAQLNSVLSDVRIDAAKIGMLSNRDNVQVVANALKKTPVPYVVLDTVMVAKSGDPLLLPDAVETLRRELLPMVSLITPNLPEAAVLLDEQMAQTEEQMREQGQRLLQLGCQSVLMKGGHLIDSQSPDWLITPEGEWRFTSVRIDTKNTHGTGCTLSAALAALRPRFANWQQTVVEAKAYLQGALEQADSLEVGSGFGPVHHFHRWW